The bacterium genomic sequence CCCGCCGATGGTGCTCAAGTTGGCGGTTACCGACAGGCCGCACAAGACCAGCATTGCGAAGAAGAGCGCTCGCTCGGGTATCCCGACCGCGCGGGCGATTTCCCGGTTGTAGAGCACGGCCTGGATTTCCTTGTAGAACAGCCAGAGAAACAGCAGCACCACTACTGCCGCGCCGGCCATCACCGCGAGGTCGCGCCCGGCCACGAGCAGGATGCTGCCCCATATCAGGCCGAGAGCGTTGGCGCGTGAGCCGCGCATCAGGCCGATGGCAAGAAAGGCGAGGCCGAGCACGAGCGAGAAGATGATGCCAAGCGAGACATTGGGTTCGATGTCAGCGCGCTCGGCAACCGGGCCGACGAGGAACGACGCGGCGATGCAGAAGACCGCGGCGGTAATGAGCGGGTTTACTCCGAGCAGCAGTCCGGTTACCGCACCGGCAAAGGCCGCGTGCGACATCGCCACCCCGACAAATGGTATGTTCATCATCACGACCCAGACCCCGACGATGCCGCAGACCAGCCCTCCGAGAACTGCGGCAGCAAGCGGCCGCCAGAGTATGGCGAGTTCAGGCGGCATCGGCGAAGAGTTCGGCTATCAGGAGCTTGTCGTCGAGCGCGGCGCGGCCCCCAGAGCAGGTGACGCGGCCGTTCTTGACCATGACGATTCGGTTCGCGACTGGCGGCAGATGGTCAAGTTGGTGCGTCACCATCACCACGGTCAGGTGGAAGCGTTGAAAGGCGTCGACCACCAGCTCGCCGAATTCACTTACTGCCCGCGGGTCGAGGTTCGACGTCGGCTCATCGAGCAGCAGCAGTTCCGGCTCCTGCACCAGGGCGCGGGCGAGTGATATCTTGCGCGCCTCTCCACCCGAGACCCGACCAACCGGGCGCTCGGCCAAGTGTGCCGTCCGCGTTAGTTCCATCATCGCCAATGCGCGCTCTCGGTCGGCCGGCGTCAACCGGTGTAAGAGGCCGGCGCGACCACAACGGCCAACCAACACGGCATCAAGGCAGGAGATTGGCGCACGCGGGTCCACCCGTTCCTGCTGCGCCACGTAACCGATGCGACGGCGCAGCCGGCCGAAGTTCGCGCGGGTGGCGAGTTCGCCAAGGATGCTGACCGAGCCCGAGTGAATTCGAGCAAGGCCGTTGATGACGGTGAGAAGAGTCGTCTTGCCGGCACCGTTTGGGCCGATGATGCCGCAGAAGTCGCCGCGCCCGATGTCGAGCGAAACGTCACGCAGAGCGACGTGCTCGCGATAGCCGACCGTGACCGAGCGGAGCGAAACCGCCTCAGTCACTCGTTCCTCGCCCTGACCCCTGGCCCCTAGTCCCCGGCCCCTGTCCCAACTGCCTGCGCCAGCGCCGATGCGT encodes the following:
- a CDS encoding metal ABC transporter permease is translated as MPPELAILWRPLAAAVLGGLVCGIVGVWVVMMNIPFVGVAMSHAAFAGAVTGLLLGVNPLITAAVFCIAASFLVGPVAERADIEPNVSLGIIFSLVLGLAFLAIGLMRGSRANALGLIWGSILLVAGRDLAVMAGAAVVVLLFLWLFYKEIQAVLYNREIARAVGIPERALFFAMLVLCGLSVTANLSTIGGLLIFSLIVNPPSAAYQLTYRLRTMYLLSALFGILSCLIGLLVSWLTDAPAGAVIIVTSSALFGLCLLFSPKRRAGKGLGIRG
- a CDS encoding ATP-binding cassette domain-containing protein translates to MTEAVSLRSVTVGYREHVALRDVSLDIGRGDFCGIIGPNGAGKTTLLTVINGLARIHSGSVSILGELATRANFGRLRRRIGYVAQQERVDPRAPISCLDAVLVGRCGRAGLLHRLTPADRERALAMMELTRTAHLAERPVGRVSGGEARKISLARALVQEPELLLLDEPTSNLDPRAVSEFGELVVDAFQRFHLTVVMVTHQLDHLPPVANRIVMVKNGRVTCSGGRAALDDKLLIAELFADAA